The Camelina sativa cultivar DH55 chromosome 14, Cs, whole genome shotgun sequence genome includes a window with the following:
- the LOC104739692 gene encoding uncharacterized protein LOC104739692: MGISNQPHHHQLEGGEIRETADGKKWVIAGITSRSPLKQINLSPGVTVTETEDQDQCPTTPTAVSFRIPRVQPCPAAPRKSKPSSKCSYSAATREFFSPPDLETVFIQRAS, encoded by the coding sequence ATGGGAATATCAAACCAACCTCACCACCACCAACTCGAAGGAGGTGAGATACGAGAAACTGCCGACGGTAAAAAATGGGTCATCGCTGGAATTACCTCACGTTCGCCGCTCAAGCAGATTAATCTATCCCCAGGTGTCACAGTCACCGAAACAGAGGATCAAGATCAGTGTCCTACAACACCTACGGCTGTTTCCTTCAGAATTCCAAGGGTTCAGCCGTGTCCAGCGGCTCCAAGGAAGAGTAAGCCGTCCTCTAAATGCAGTTACAGCGCGGCCACTAGAGAATTCTTCTCTCCGCCTGACCTCGAAACCGTTTTCATTCAGAGAGCTAGTTAA
- the LOC104743219 gene encoding ribose-phosphate pyrophosphokinase 3, chloroplastic-like, producing FSSSFSSSLSSSSSLLNFKTATVGNRCVKCGVRSLENQSSGHRSLDFLSNGDPISLINPNSSSSISMAAASASESGAKCSKRVCLFHSDETKDLAERIVSQSDCIELRSINWKKFDDGFPNLFIQNAQGIRGQHVAFLASFSSPAVIFEQLSVIYALPKLFVSSFTLVLPFFPTGTSERMEDEGDVATAFTLARILSNIPASRGGPTSLVTFDIHALQERFYFGDTILPCFESGIPLLKSRLQSLPDSDNISIAFPDDGAWKRFHKQLQHYPTIVCNKVRMGDKRIVRIKEGDAEGRHVVIVDDLVQSGGTLIECQKVLAAHGAAKISAYVTHGIFPKSSWNRFKLDTTGDPAEGLSYFWITDSCGLTVKEVMNKPPFEVLSLAGSIASALQV from the exons TTTAGCTCTTCTTTTTCCTCGTCGttatcgtcttcttcgtctttgctTAATTTCAAAACTGCTACAGTCGGTAATCGCTGCGTGAAGTGCGGAGTCAGAAGCTTAGAGAACCAGTCGTCGGGTCACCGGAGCCTCGATTTCTTATCCAATGGAGATCCCATCAGCCTAATTAATCCgaattcatcttcttcgataTCCATGGCGGCGGCGTCGGCGTCGGAATCCGGTGCCAAGTGTTCCAAGCGCGTATGTCTCTTCCACAGCGACGAGACTAAAGATCTCGCCGAGAGAATTGTATCTCAATCTGATTGCATCGAGCTACGAAGCATCAATTGGAA gaaatttgatGATGGGTTCCCTAATTTGTTCATACAAAATGCTCAAGGCATTCGTGGGCAGCACGTTGCTTTCTTGGCTTCGTTCAGCTCACCTGCTGTGATCTTCGAGCAACTCTCGGTTATTTATGCTCTGCCTAAGCTTTTTGTTTCCTCGTTTACACTTGTTCTTCCTTTCTTCCCCACTGGAACTTCTGAGAGAATGGAAGATGAAGGAGATGTGGCGACTGCTTTCACTCTCGCTAGGATACTCTCAAATATACCGGCTTCTAGAGGAGGACCTACTAGCTTAGTTACCTTTGATATACATGCCTTGCAG GAAAGATTCTATTTTGGCGATACTATACTCCCTTGCTTTGAAAGTGGTATACCATTGCTCAAGAGCAGACTCCAGAGCCTACCTGACTCCGATAAC ATATCTATTGCATTCCCAGATGATGGAGCATGGAAACGTTTCCACAAACAACTCCAACATTATCCAACG ATTGTTTGCAACAAGGTAAGAATGGGAGACAAACGAATAGTGCGTATTAAAGAGGGAGACGCTGAAGGAAGGCACGTTGTGATTGTCGATGATTTGGTTCAGTCGGGTGGCACACTAATTGAATGCCAG AAAGTCTTAGCTGCACATGGAGCAGCGAAAATTAGCGCATATGTAACACACGGGATCTTCCCCAAGAGTTCATGGAATCGTTTCAAGCTTGACACTACAG GTGATCCCGCGGAAGGTCTGAGCTATTTCTGGATCACAGACTCGTGTGGGTTGACTGTGAAAGAGGTGATGAATAAACCTCCTTTTGAAGTTCTTAGCCTGGCTGGCTCCATCGCTTCTGCTCTTCAAGTTTAA
- the LOC104739694 gene encoding protein POOR HOMOLOGOUS SYNAPSIS 1-like isoform X1: protein MAGSLTASVHHHRGNAVAAPEFSRWQISYARFVQFPSSPFPYPGLKPVGKRELYYPPYGTWLSTSSSNVSLQLVDELNRSDVILSVQLGGKLLEEHYISKLNFTWPQMSCVSGFPSRGSRAIFVSYNDSANEIQKFALRFSTCDAALDFVVTLKEKLKGLEEAGNQRNETMCEVSFQSGYNPSNGRIRRATEEKPSMVKPLNSYVPEMQLPRLEYEAQNQKFESRSEVSFQSDYNPSDETVSRATGEEPNMGNLLDSYVPEMLPRLEYDTRQTLYQPQSAISRIPNQSSNNLPPSFTTLLSGCFPNSTLDAGQTTVKQDPDLKSQILNYMEDSSFQDMLQKVERIMEEIGGFESTREHNWINRLMRKEKQKTKELKS, encoded by the exons ATGGCGGGATCTCTAACAGCATCAGTCCACCACCACCGTGGAAACGCGGTGGCAGCTCCAGAATTTTCCCGATGGCAGATAAGCTATGCTCGATTTGTTCAGTTTCCGTCTTCTCCCTTTCCGTATCCAGGTCTGAAACCCGTCGGGAAGAGAGAGCTGTATTATCCGCCATACGGGACGTGGTTGTCGACGTCTTCTTCGAACGTGTCTCTCCAGTTGGTCGACGAATTGAACAGATCCGATGTGATTCTCTCCGTCCAACTCGGCGGCAAACTCCTT GAAGAACACTACATTTCGAAGCTGAATTTCACATGGCCACAGATGTCTTGTGTTTCTGGGTTTCCATCTCGTGGTAGTCGAGCGATTTTTGTTAGCTATAATGATTCTGCAAACGAG ATCCAAAAATTTGCTTTAAGGTTTTCTACATGTGATGCAGCATTGGACTTTGTGGTAACTCTTAAG GAGAAGCTTAAGGGTTTAGAGGAAGCTGGGAACCAGAGAAATGAAACTATGTGCGAGGTTTCTTTCCAGTCAGGTTACAACCCTTCAAATGGAAGAATCCGCAG AGCCACTGAGGAAAAGCCAAGTATGGTGAAACCTCTTAACAGTTATGTTCCTGAAATGCAACTACCAAGACTTGAGTATGAAGCTCAGAACCAAAAATTTGAATCTAGGTCCGAAGTTTCTTTCCAATCAGATTACAACCCTTCAGATGAGACTGTCTCCAG AGCCACTGGGGAAGAGCCAAATATGGGTAATCTTCTTGATAGTTATGTTCCTGAAATGCTACCAAGACTTGAATACGATACTAGACAAACCTTATACCAACCACAGTCTGCCATAAGTCGAATCCCCAACCAGAGTTCCAACAATCTCCCTCCAAGTTTCACCACCTTACTCTCTGGTTGCTTCCCCAACTCCACTCTAG ATGCAGGCCAAACAACTGTAAAGCAGGATCCTGATCTAAAGTCACAGATACTG AACTACATGGAAGATTCTTCATTTCAAG ATATGCTGCAGAAAGTAGAGAGAATTATGGAAGAAATTGGAG gTTTTGAGTCAACGAGAGAGCACAACTGGATCAATAGAttaatgagaaaagaaaaacaaaagacaaaagaattGAAATCATAA
- the LOC104739694 gene encoding protein POOR HOMOLOGOUS SYNAPSIS 1-like isoform X2 has translation MAGSLTASVHHHRGNAVAAPEFSRWQISYARFVQFPSSPFPYPGLKPVGKRELYYPPYGTWLSTSSSNVSLQLVDELNRSDVILSVQLGGKLLEEHYISKLNFTWPQMSCVSGFPSRGSRAIFVSYNDSANEIQKFALRFSTCDAALDFVVTLKEKLKGLEEAGNQRNETMCEVSFQSGYNPSNGRIRRATEEKPSMVKPLNSYVPEMQLPRLEYEAQNQKFESRSEVSFQSDYNPSDETVSRATGEEPNMGNLLDSYVPEMLPRLEYDTRQTLYQPQSAISRIPNQSSNNLPPSFTTLLSGCFPNSTLDAGQTTVKQDPDLKSQILNYMEDSSFQDMLQKVERIMEEIGGNWIL, from the exons ATGGCGGGATCTCTAACAGCATCAGTCCACCACCACCGTGGAAACGCGGTGGCAGCTCCAGAATTTTCCCGATGGCAGATAAGCTATGCTCGATTTGTTCAGTTTCCGTCTTCTCCCTTTCCGTATCCAGGTCTGAAACCCGTCGGGAAGAGAGAGCTGTATTATCCGCCATACGGGACGTGGTTGTCGACGTCTTCTTCGAACGTGTCTCTCCAGTTGGTCGACGAATTGAACAGATCCGATGTGATTCTCTCCGTCCAACTCGGCGGCAAACTCCTT GAAGAACACTACATTTCGAAGCTGAATTTCACATGGCCACAGATGTCTTGTGTTTCTGGGTTTCCATCTCGTGGTAGTCGAGCGATTTTTGTTAGCTATAATGATTCTGCAAACGAG ATCCAAAAATTTGCTTTAAGGTTTTCTACATGTGATGCAGCATTGGACTTTGTGGTAACTCTTAAG GAGAAGCTTAAGGGTTTAGAGGAAGCTGGGAACCAGAGAAATGAAACTATGTGCGAGGTTTCTTTCCAGTCAGGTTACAACCCTTCAAATGGAAGAATCCGCAG AGCCACTGAGGAAAAGCCAAGTATGGTGAAACCTCTTAACAGTTATGTTCCTGAAATGCAACTACCAAGACTTGAGTATGAAGCTCAGAACCAAAAATTTGAATCTAGGTCCGAAGTTTCTTTCCAATCAGATTACAACCCTTCAGATGAGACTGTCTCCAG AGCCACTGGGGAAGAGCCAAATATGGGTAATCTTCTTGATAGTTATGTTCCTGAAATGCTACCAAGACTTGAATACGATACTAGACAAACCTTATACCAACCACAGTCTGCCATAAGTCGAATCCCCAACCAGAGTTCCAACAATCTCCCTCCAAGTTTCACCACCTTACTCTCTGGTTGCTTCCCCAACTCCACTCTAG ATGCAGGCCAAACAACTGTAAAGCAGGATCCTGATCTAAAGTCACAGATACTG AACTACATGGAAGATTCTTCATTTCAAG ATATGCTGCAGAAAGTAGAGAGAATTATGGAAGAAATTGGAGGTAACTGGATTCTCTAA
- the LOC104739693 gene encoding uncharacterized protein LOC104739693, with the protein MFSNFLESLYEGIGDDDATADDEEDNTSTRIFSPQIHDYSDRNAVRLSPEDEAQARGVKDDLTELGHTLTRQFRGVANFLAPLPDGSSSSSSSDLSNHHHHHHPRLMNQSRSSDPELYQSRSSDLRPDQSRPSDRDKSCVGSDTPETGIRVRSWDLDENGVQHVFNDPLVEEDEEEEEEEEETDDEEEEIAAVALTDEVLAFARNIAMHPETWLDFPLDPDEDLDDLEMTDAQRGHALAIERLAPRLAALRIELCPCHMTDGYFWKVYFVLLLSRLNKHDAHLLSSPQVMDARALWMKELQNQTHSSKESRDKILEEDISPSPSNYYNHAPPEFLSPRIYAFEPPSIMYRDFEHGSENAQFVDKAVIDEKPIQKNDKNSASLSLTPKDIVDDDDDDDWPEEEDSANSWAPMFTVNEDDVSFSDLEGDDDISSLALKSKITSKGTDQKET; encoded by the exons ATGTTTTCGAATTTTCTCGAAAGCTTATACGAGGGAATCGGAGACGATGACGCCACCGCcgacgacgaagaagacaaCACGAGCACCCGGATATTTTCACCGCAAATACACGATTATTCCGATAGAAACGCCGTTCGTTTGTCACCGGAAGATGAGGCTCAAGCGCGTGGGGTTAAAGACGATTTGACAGAGCTTGGCCATACCCTCACGCGTCAATTTCGCGGCGTTGCCAACTTTCTCGCTCCGTTACCAgatggatcatcttcttcttcctcctccgatctatcgaatcatcatcatcatcatcatcccagGTTGATGAATCAATCGCGGTCTTCAGATCCTGAGTTGTACCAATCGCGTTCTTCGGATCTTAGACCGGATCAATCTCGGCCTTCAGATCGGGACAAATCGTGTGTTGGAAGTGATACGCCGGAGACTGGAATTAGGGTTAGGAGCTGGGATTTGGACGAAAATGGTGTCCAACATGTGTTTAATGATCCTCTTGTTgaggaggacgaagaagaagaagaagaggaggaggaaactgatgatgaagaagaagagatcgctGCGGTTGCTCTGACGGACGAAGTGTTGGCATTTGCGAGGAACATAGCAATGCATCCAGAAACTTGGTTGGATTTTCCTCTTGATCCTGACGAAGATCTTGATG ATTTGGAAATGACTGATGCTCAAAGAGGTCATGCTTTAGCTATTGAACGTCTTGCTCCGAGGTTAGCTGCATTGAGAATTGAGCTTTGTCCATGCCATATGACTGATGGTTACTTCTGGaaagtctattttgttcttcttctttcaaggcTCAATAAACACGATGCTCATCTTTTGTCTTCCCCACAG GTGATGGATGCAAGAGCATTGTGGATGAAAGAGCTTCAGAATCAAACCCATTCTTCTAAAGAAAGTAGAGATAAAATTCTTGAAGAAGACATTTCACCGTCGCCTTCAAATTACTACAACCATGCTCCTCCTGAGTTTTTGTCTCCGAGAATATATGCTTTTGAACCTCCTTCAATCATGTATCGTGATTTCGAACACGGGTCTGAAAACGCTCAGTTTGTCGATAAGGCTGTTATTGATGAAAAACCAATCCAGAAGAATGATAAAAATAGTGCAAGCCTTAGCCTAACACCTAAAGATATtgttgatgacgatgatgatgatgattggccagaagaagaagattcagctAATTCTTGGGCTCCAATGTTTACAGTGAATGAGGATGATGTTTCTTTCAGTGATCTAGAAGGAGACGACGATATAAGTAGCTTAGCACTCAAGTCTAAGATTACATCAAAGGGCACAGACCAAAAAGAAACATGA
- the LOC104739695 gene encoding AP-1 complex subunit mu-2 (The sequence of the model RefSeq protein was modified relative to this genomic sequence to represent the inferred CDS: added 27 bases not found in genome assembly) produces the protein MAGAASALFLLDIKGRVLVWRDYRGDVTAAQAERFFTKLIEKEGDSQSNDPVAYDNGVTYMFVQHSNIYLMIASRQNCNAASLLFFLHRVVDVFKHYFEELEEESLRDNFVVVYELLDEMMDFGYPQYTEARILSEFIKTDAYRMEVTQRPPMAVTNAVSWRSEGLQFKKNEVFLDVIESVNILVNSNGQIVRSDVVGALKMRTYLSGMPECKLGLNDRVLLEAQGRATKGKAIDLEDIKFHQCVRLARFENDRTISFIPPDGSFDLMTYRLSTQVKPLIWVEAQIERHSRSRVEMLVKARSQFKERSTATNVEMELPVPTDASNPNVRTSLGSAAYAPEKDALVWKIKSFPGNKEYMLRAEFHLPSITAEESTPERKAPIRVKFEIPYFTVSGIQVRYLKIIEKSGYQALPWVRYITMAGEYELRLM, from the exons atggcAGGGGCGGCCTCAGCGCTGTTTCTGCTCGATATCAAGGGCCGTGTTCTGGTGTGGCGCGATTACCGTGGCGATGTCACAGCTGCTCAAGCTGAGCGTTTCTTCACCAAACTCATCGAGAAAGAG gGTGATTCACAATCAAACGATCCGGTTGCTTATGATAATGGGGTGACCTACATGTTTGTACAGCATAGTAACATTTACTTGATGATAGCGTCCAGACAGAACTGTAATGCTGCcagtcttctcttcttcttgcatcGCGTTGTCGAT GTTTTTAAGCATTACTTTGAGGAGTTAGAGGAAGAATCATTGAGGGATAACTTTGTGGTAGTG TATGAGTTACTTGACGAGATGATGGACTTTGGTTACCCTCAGTATACTGAGGCGAGAATCCTTAGTGAATTCATCAAGACTGATGCATATAGAATGGAAGTTACACAGCGACCTCCAATGGCTGTCACAAATGCTGTCTCATGGAGGAGTGAGGGCTTACAGTTTAAGAAAAACGAA GTTTTCTTGGATGTAATTGAGAGTGTAAATATCCTTGTGAACAGTAATGGGCAAATTGTCAGGTCTGATGTCGTTGGAGCGTTGAAGATGCGAACATACTTGAG TGGAATGCCGGAGTGTAAGCTAGGCCTGAATGATAGAGTATTGTTGGAGGCGCAGGGACGAGCAACAAAAGGAAAAGCCATTGATTTGGAGGACATCAAATTTCATCA GTGTGTTCGATTAGCCCGTTTTGAAAACGACAGGACGATATCTTTCATACCACCCGATGGGTCTTTTGATCTAATGACGTATAGACTCAGTACTCAG GTAAAGCCTCTTATATGGGTGGAAGCGCAGATAGAGCGGCATTCCAGAAGTCGTGTTGAGATGCTAGTAAAAGCTAGAAGCCAATTCAAGGAGAGAAG CACTGCAACAAATGTTGAGATGGAGTTGCCCGTACCAACCGATGCATCTAACCCCAATGTAAGAACATCTCTTGGGTCTGCCGCATATGCTCCCGAAAAAGATGCACTGGTCtggaaaatcaaatcttttcCAGGGAACAAG GAGTATATGTTGCGAGCAGAGTTTCATCTTCCAAGTATAACGGCAGAGGAATCAACACCTGAGCGAAAAGCTCCAATCCGTGTCAAATTCGAGATCCCATACTTCACAGTTTCAGGAATACAG GTTCGATACCTGAAGATCATTGAGAAGAGTGGGTACCAAGCTCTT GGTGAGTACGAACTGAGACTCATGTGA
- the LOC104743220 gene encoding uncharacterized protein LOC104743220, translated as MERLGFSNTWIEWIMECVSTVTYSYLINGDAKGQVIPSRGLRQGDPLSPYLFILCTEVLSGLCKQAQLDGSLPGVKVARQSPLVNHLLFADDTMFFMRSDQKSCNSLTKILQKYERASGQRINVDKSSITFSAKTSREMKTKVKRDLGIQKEGGNGKYLGLPENFGRRKSDVFESIVDKIRQRSHSWSSRTLSEAGKQVLLKSVLSSMPSYAMTCFKLPGSLCKRIQSVLTRFWWDDKPDKQKMSWVAWTKLTRPKNAGGLGFRDMERFNDALLAKIAWRLLKEPNTLLARVLLGKYCHSYSFMECSIPSNPSHGWRSIMAGRNVIKQGAGWLIGNGESVKIWRDPWLSTTTPLCPYGPIREHQEGETVSSLLDPSTNQWNWSKIREELPQYVDCIKQIPLAPSRREDQLVWLPVKSGQYTTRSGYGITSTFDIPDAALNFNWQSHLWKLHTSPKVKNFLWKAMSDALPVGEQLARRGLNAEVTCRSCGETESVSHLLLHCRRAKEVWLKAPILHLEISSTTTIEDFLSLAKHKCNLPPSGVSKGELYPWIRWQLSLARNSLVFEDKEIPVSDILIRAIKSAREWQEAQNMLTTPRLTTDQPEQPVQTSSCKVFVDAAWNSTTGNGGFGWAVVNADSAYEERFSDHKESIGSALIAEAWAVFLALKHSLLLNKTELQLFSDCQSLINEDGFHIELFGLLQDIRELRSSFDAISFTFIPRLANHVADSLAKEALASCDLLGLNSISI; from the coding sequence ATGGAACGTCTAGGGTTTAGCAACACATGGATAGAGTGGATCATGGAGTGCGTTTCAACAGTCACTTACTCTTACCTAATAAATGGAGATGCAAAAGGTCAAGTTATCCCGTCAAGAGGACTACGCCAGGGTGATCCGCTCTCCCCTTATCTCTTTATCTTATGTACAGAGGTTTTATCGGGGTTATGCAAACAAGCCCAACTAGATGGTTCATTACCGGGAGTGAAGGTGGCAAGACAAAGCCCTTTGGTAAACCATTTGCTTTTCGCCGATGATACAATGTTTTTCATGAGGTCGGATCAAAAGAGCTGCAATAGCTTAACAAAAATTCTTCAAAAGTACGAGAGAGCAAGTGGTCAACGTATCAATGTAGATAAATCTTCTATCACATTCTCGGCTAAAACCTCAAGAGAGATGAAGACAAAGGTTAAAAGAGATCTTGGTATCCAAAAAGAGGGTGGAAATGGCAAGTACCTAGGACTACCAgagaactttggaagaagaaaaagtgatgTTTTTGAATCTATTGTAGACAAAATAAGACAGAGATCCCACAGTTGGTCTTCACGGACCCTATCGGAAGCGGGTAAACAAGTCTTACTGAAATCTGTTCTTTCTTCAATGCCATCATATGCAATGACTTGCTTCAAGTTACCAGGTTCTCTTTGTAAGAGAATCCAATCAGTTCTAACTAGATTTTGGTGGGATGATAAACCTGACAAGCAAAAAATGAGTTGGGTAGCATGGACAAAACTTACAAGACCAAAAAATGCAGGTGGGCTCGGGTTTAGAGACATGGAACGTTTCAATGACGCCTTACTAGCCAAAATAGCCTGGAGACTACTCAAGGAACCTAATACACTGCTGGCTCGTGTCCTCTTAGGCAAATACTGCCACTCTTACTCTTTTATGGAGTGTTCTATTCCGTCAAATCCCTCTCATGGCTGGAGAAGTATCATGGCTGGTCGTAATGTGATAAAACAAGGTGCAGGATGGCTAATAGGTAATGGAGAAAGCGTTAAGATCTGGCGAGACCCGTGGCTCTCTACTACCACTCCTCTCTGCCCCTATGGCCCCATAAGAGAGCACCAAGAGGGAGAAACGGTTTCCAGCCTTCTCGACCCATCTACCAATCAATGGAACTGGAGTAAAATCAGAGAAGAACTACCACAGTATGTGGATTGCATCAAACAAATCCCCCTGGCCCCGTCAAGGAGAGAGGACCAACTAGTTTGGCTACCTGTCAAATCTGGGCAGTATACCACAAGATCTGGTTATGGTATAACTTCCACTTTTGATATCCCAGATGCTGCTTTAAACTTCAACTGGCAATCTCATCTGTGGAAGCTTCACACCTCtccaaaagttaaaaactttctGTGGAAAGCTATGTCTGATGCGTTACCGGTGGGGGAACAACTAGCTCGACGAGGACTAAATGCAGAGGTCACATGTCGCAGTTGTGGAGAAACAGAATCAGTCTCTCACCTTCTTCTACATTGCAGGCGTGCAAAAGAGGTGTGGCTTAAGGCTCCCATTCTCCATCTGGAAATAAGCTCCACAACAACTATAGAAGACTTTCTCTCCTTAGCGAAGCATAAGTGCAATCTACCTCCGTCGGGGGTATCAAAGGGGGAGTTGTATCCATGGATTCGTTGGCAGCTATCGCTTGCCCGCAACAGCTTAGTTTTTGAGGACAAAGAGATCCCTGTTTCAGACATTCTGATAAGAGCGATAAAATCTGCGAGAGAATGGCAAGAAGCCCAAAATATGTTGACGACCCCTCGGCTAACCACGGATCAACCGGAACAACCAGTACAAACGTCTAGTTGCAAAGTGTTTGTGGATGCTGCATGGAATTCCACGACCGGTAACGGAGGTTTTGGATGGGCTGTAGTGAACGCAGATTCTGCATATGAAGAACGCTTCTCCGATCACAAAGAAAGCATAGGCTCAGCTTTAATAGCGGAAGCATGGGCAGTTTTTTTGGCTTTGAAACATTCTCTCCTCTTGAATAAAACAGAGCTGCAACTCTTCTCGGACTGTCAAAGCCTTATCAATGAAGATGGCTTCCACATTGAGCTTTTTGGACTCTTACAAGATATCCGAGAACTTCGAAGTAGTTTTGATGCTATATCTTTCACCTTTATTCCTCGTCTTGCCAATCATGTGGCAGATTCGTTAGCAAAAGAGGCTTTAGCCTCCTGTGACTTATTGGGTTTAAACTCTATTTCTATTTAA